The Spinacia oleracea cultivar Varoflay chromosome 2, BTI_SOV_V1, whole genome shotgun sequence DNA segment ATACTTCAACTTGCCGCTGTGATTCCTGCAGACATGGCATGTGATTTTGTGGAAAAGTTGTAGAGGTTCTCTTCTCTATTTACTGAGCAATACTGGGCAGCACGAAGGATTAACAACAAATATATACAGACAAGTTGTAGAAAGAGCAAGTTCAACAAGTCTGAAACCCCTTCGGAATACCTACATATGCGGTCAAATGATACATACATTGAAACATATAgggggtgttaggttatgagaGGTTTTGGAGAAAAAAGTGTTTTTGGAGGTGACTTAGAGGTTTGACCATTCAAAAAGCTAATGGGAGTGTTTGGTTATGGAGGTTTTGAAAAGTGTTGAGGGATGAAAaaactaattttgaaaaagctcaatatagGAGCTTTAATTGGTGTAAAATGACAATTTTGTCCATTATTGAATAAAGTTACGACCCTTACCTATCTACATCATTTTACGTCAATGTTCTTAATGGTCATTTACTCATTAACCATCTAAcaactaatttaccaaacactttacaCAAACAACTAATTCAATCAGCTAGTCAAACTAGCAAACATCTATAACTAGCCAACCAGCTAACATCTAACCGCTAATTGCTAAACAAAGCCATAATTTTACAAGTATTTTCAACACGTGATTTGAATATAGTATAATGTTAAAATTCAAACCGTAGAACACGATAGTGAATTTATGAGTTTCTTTAAGAATTATGGCAAAAAAGTGTTTTCAGGATTCAGCAACATAACTTCAAAAAATTCCATCCATCAGGTTTCGAAAAATTAACTAAGTCTGAGTAGGGGGGAAAAGAGAGATACATAGACTATTTATATGCTAGTTTTACACATGAAAGATGCCAACGTAGGAAGCTTCCAATATGAGAGCCCATACCTGCAAGCATTGTGAAAGTTTTGAACACTCCTCTCGGGATAGAGATAGGTCGCTTTCCAAACGCtcctgtaattttttttttaacaaagtaGGGCATGAGAGGTCTTCAAACAATGCATTCTGAAGCAcataacccaaaatcaaaagaaagaaGACTACAAGCGAAGACCTTAGCTTCGATTTCGGCGTAGTATTGTCCAAGAGCAGTTTGCAAGTTCAAAATTTCTGTGTTTTTGGCATCAATGGCACTCATGAAGCTAGCAAGCTTCTTCTTCAAGTCCTCAATTATTTCTTTTGACTTCTGTAGTTCATGATCTTTCATCATCTTGATCTCTTCCTGACTTGTACGTGCTTGCCCCAGAGCTCTTTCAAAATTTATGATTGTAGCTTTTTGGTATTCAACATGCTGTTGAAGCTCCTCAATAATTTTACTATCCTCATCCATTTTTTCTGATTCTTCCAATTCCTAAAGGGTGTGAAAAAATACATAGCTTTAATAATAGCCACATAATGCCAGATATTAACAGGGGAAACAAAGTTGCATGATATATACTAGATTTCAGCTCAGTGCACTAGAAGACTGACATACATTTTTTACACCCACCTAAAATGAAGGGTTctgattttaaaaaaatcatgCTCAAGTTGGTTAGAGAAGGCAGAAAAATACTGCAAAACTACCCTTGACTAAAGAAATATACTTGAACATGTATCCAATAGATTGTTGTTTTCTTTTTGACTTGATGAGTATGATCACCAAAAAGTAATATGGAGCGAGTCCAGACAAAAGAAATGTGGAGCTAACCAAAGTACTGGTAGTGGTCAAACAATGCTAAAAAACTTAGAATAGCCTCAAAATATCATTCAAGTACTACCAACAAATAAATTCATATTAAGAGGTAAAGATTCTGAAGTTCACAACCTTATCTAGTAGGTGTTGCTTAAGACGAGCAAGCTCCTGCTTGGCTTTATCCCTTTCTCGACGTGTTTCTTTAAGTTCCTTCTCAATCTGTTGAAGAGAATGCTCCAATTCAACTTTACTAGGTAAGCTTGCAGATGCATGTCCACCCTATATGTATAGAAGTATTAGTTTAGGTGAGATAGCATCTGCAGTGAAGACCTACATGGAATAACAACAATATTTACCTCACCCAAACTGCTAGACTGCAACTTCCCTGCTTCAGAAGTATGTTTAAGTGCAGATTCAAGCTTTTCCTTCTCCGCCTAGAATCAATTTGAAATCAGTTCCCCATTTGCTACTAACATGATACTCTGTATGTACTATATGCAATTATGCAAACAACAAGTAAAGATGACCATATACTATGTATGTACTATATGAAAGGAACAAGTAAAGATGACCAACCTTTAGCTCAATATTTTCCTTCTCCAGGTTTGATATTACTCTTCTCAGACCGTCTGTATCATCTGTTCCTTCATTCTGCCTCCTATGAAGCTCCATTTGTAATCGTTTTATTTCAGATTCTTTTTCATCCACCTCTTGGCGTAGCTTATTCGCCTTGAATGATGCCTGCCAAATCACATACATTATACcacaataataaatattaacaAAAAGATAAAAGTCAGATAAGAAACATATGTGGCATATGCCACAAGACTAACGGACCCAGTTGACTAACATCTAAAACCTTTCCACATAAAATGATATTTAAAACCAGCTCTATGACTTCTATACATATATCTAATCTGAGCAGCCAAAATAAGCACTATAGTTTACGTTTTTTAGACCTTccaatataatagagataatttTCTAGGCAATGTGCATGGGATGATGTGAGAGAAGGAGATTGTCATGACAGACAGAAAGAGAACTTCATTGTTTTGAGCTGCCATTGTCTTAGAGGGTGACACAAATAAGAACTGGAAATGGAGCTGACTGAACGCCATAACTTTTCATTGAGTTAATATAGAGGAATCAGAGGAGACTTTGAATGTGATGAAAGGAATAAGTAAAATTTCACTTCAAACATGTCTTTGTCTTCAATCTAAATTTCTAGATATagtagattaaaaaaaaaatctaaggatGCAGGTTATTTGCTCAAGGCTCCAATATACATCCTCACCATCgtctcaaaaagaaaaaagaacaccACCACAAGAAAATAGATGGACCAATAGCAACAAGACGCAATAGTGAAAGAAAAGCATTCTGTCACGTCAACAGATATTCCACAGAAATGCTCAAATTTAAAGCTACACCCGCACAGGAAAGAATTAATCTAATTCCACCTCAAACACTTACTATTCAAAGTCTATTTTCGAGAAACGGAAACACATTTATATTTATCAACCTGAATCAAAATGGAATTCATAACTTACTTCATTATGTCCCGATTTCAACATCTTGAGCTTCTCTGTTAAAGACCCACTCATCTTTACTTCATCTGAAAACAACAGGAATGATTAATGCAAATTAAGCAACAGAGGAGACGGAAGGAGATTGTACATGCAGAAGAAACCTTGcaatttgatttttgtattaACCAATGCTTCATGCTCTTTTTCCAATTCCCCTCTCAATTTTTTCATCTGTAACTCGTGATCATTCTGCATAGCAGCCAGCAGCCTGTTTTTCTCTTCTAACATATCTGCAGGCTCCTACAAGTCATTCATTCTTTGTCAAGGCTATTTCCCAGTACATGATATAACAGACAGAATAATCTCAAAATGAGCATATGGCTATTGCCAAGATCTACAATCATATTACTAATGTGCCATACTTCTCTACAATGCTGATAATTAACAACAAATAGATTGCAGAAAAAAATACAAGAATGGAGGACAGCAAATCAACTAGTTCCGTATTGTTCATTCACTTTTCAAGTTACCATTGTGAGTGCGCTTGTGTAATTTGCAAGTTTGCTTGTGCATGAGTTCTTAATAGGAATGCAGAACAGAAGGTGCATTACCTTTTCATGACCTGGAATTGGATATTTGGATGCTGAATCAGCTTGATTTGTATGTAAAAAACCATTACTGTTCCCATCCTGTTTAGTGACAACGCCATTTTGCCACTGGTTTCCACTAGTACGATTTCGTGCTGAAGTTCCATGCTTGTTCTGACGGTTGGGAGATTGCTCTCCACTTCCCTACGATTAACAAACCAGTTGGTACATTAACtacaaaaataaaatgcataaaTGGAGAAGCAGACAGGTGAATCATCTACCACTAACTCAAATGACACACAGTACCATACTGCACTATGAAGTTGAAGCGTAGAATATAATCAAACAAGATATACCACTCCCCAGACCTTGAACGTAGAAACATGGGATGTGGAGAAGTAAAAGGCAAAAGATGCTCAGGAAGTgacgaacaaaaaaaaaagagaagcatTCAAATGTAGCAAATTTAAACAAGATTCTCCTATTAGAGAATAATTACGATATTAGGTTTCCCAGGTTTGCATTGGAGAATTGGTGAAGAATGCTTCAGACAATACCTTCAGCATGTTCAAACTACTTGTTGATGCTCTGGAAGCTTCACTACGTGTTGTACTCAGGGCAGCATTTGTTACTTCCAGATTTTGTTTTAATGAGCCATTTTCTTGATTCAGTCTGACTATATGACCCTGTTAAATCAGTTAGAAATTTTCATTTAAAATCTCATAGGGACATGTAAATCGAagtataaaaaagaaaaagacggCAATATTTCCATACAAGGGGAAatcatataattatataaattcACATAAAGATAAAATCCAAAAGGGCAACAAAGTCATACGTAAACAATACAGAAAGGAAGATGAGCTGAAGAAATTACTAGAAGCAGCATCCTAGAATAAAGACCATGTGGCTCAAAGAATCGAATATCCACAGTACATTGTTTGTCGGTCACTTTCACGGTTAAACGGTCGGTCAGCTGACAACATTAACTCATCGGTAAAAAGGAGGCTATGGACTATGAAGCTTTCAAAAAGAATATTCACATATAGCCTGTACTATATGACATACTGAGCAGACACAAAAATGGTGATCAGGTTGATGAAAGAGAAACTGTAAATTCAACCACTTGGGACGAATATCTGACATCATCAGTTCTTACACATAATAATGATGAGCAAAAGCAACAAGAATATTTGCAAATAtatgaagaactttaaacattCAAGCCCCtaatatttttgaatttttacgTGCCTTGTGTATAAATGTTCCCTAAAGTTAATTACACTCCAAACAATCCATAAGAAAAAGCACCCCAAAAAAATCATCTTTTCCTCAGTAGTTATCACTTATGATATAATAGGATTGCTACCCTCACAAGATTTTTCTTTCTAGGATGGTGCCTGGGGGAGTGAATAAAGCAATTACCCCATAGTTCAAAAACAATGTGCACACATTCACATCAAATAGTTATGAGACTTTTCACAGTGAAGAAGGGATCCTTCTCGATGGTCTTGATTACAGGACTAGATTGGCTTAATATTGCTACAGAAAAGGTTGAAAAGTTCTAAAACTTGGTTTATCATATGTTTACGGTCGCTACACAACACACAACCTCATTTCAAAAGTAGATGCGGAAAATATAACTTCACATGTTTTCATACGAGCCACCAATCACCATCTGCTTTTGACCATTCGACTTCTCTAAGCTGCACAAAAAGACTGGTGCTATGAATTAACATAGCGTGAGCACCACTAACGGCAGAAAATAGGGAAGAAGATGATGGTTTGATTGATAAACTGAAATTACAGCAAATGTGGATGATAATTCAACTTTTGGGAGTTGGATTCTCTCCCAATTTAGCTAGGTAACCCAAAATACTCAATATTCAACATGCCTTTACCTATCTCTGATGTGCTCTATATGTAGGACTTGGTTCCCTAACCAGCTCCAAAAACTATCCATACCTAACTACTTCGTATAAAGATTCTACCTGAAGTGGCCCTCTCCATAATATAGATCCGTAGCAACTTGCTAAGTGGAAAACTGATAAACATGCCATCGCTGGCACTAGCTGAACTTCTCACTCAGAATATTTTACAAGTTAAACACTATCAGCCTGACGTACAAAATTAATCACAAATATTCACTCAAGAGGAACTCCTTCCCTAACAAATATCGAAAACCCAAAACCTAACAAGTAATGATTAGTTAtgtaatacttcctctgtttcaaaaaaaattgcaacactttgaTTAGCACGTTTGCCAAGatacaactttgaccataattATCTCTAATTATCTTGTTCTaaatgaattttaaaatttaatattatgaaaGTATATAATGAGATCAATCCAACGACATTTTATTTGATAACATTTGATTTTAATAGATTAGTAAAATACATGGTCAAAGTTGGTATATGAATAGTGGAAAAACTAAAAGTGTTACATTTTTTTGTGAAACGGAGGATACAACTAAAAGTATTATTTCACTATTCTACAACAAAAACAGTAAAAAAACAGTAATACTTTTATTTCACTATTCTACAACAAAATCAGTAAAATAAATCCATTCTATCAAATGCTGACCTGCAGCAATTTTTAACACATGTCAGGATACCTCCAAGCATAACTATTCTCAATAAAAATAGTACACACCAAATACCAATTGCCTAAACCTCAAACACAATAAGGATTcactttttcaaaaaaaagaaaaaaggtggGAAAATCCTTTATGAGTATCAGTAAGTACAATGCCAATAATATGTGTACCCTTGACACAGCAGAGTAACACACTCCAAACCACTTCAAAGCCCCATGAAGCATATAAATATCCAATAGTTTTAACTCAAAATATCTGCCTTTCTTCTCCAAACCTAATCGTACAAGTAACAACCAACAGTTCGGGTACTTTTAGGTGACTTTCATCTTATTCCTAAATATTCCCTCCATACCAAAGTCATTATCCTAGCGGGCTTATCACACACTACACATGCCAATAAGTATATGAATGAGCAAGACAACAAATTAACCTAATGCTTCATGAGAATTATACAAATATTTACATATGCATGTCAAGAAGTGTACAACTAAGAAATAATATGAAATCTTAATGAACATGATGATCACAATAACATAGCCGCAAGAGTGAAATATAATAAGCTGAAATGGCAATTATTTGGTAAATCGAACGTACGGAACTCACTCTAAAACACGAAACTAATCTTTTCTTTCTCTAGAATTTctcaaatactccctccgttttgaAATCATGGGAACAGTTTATCTCTTCACGCTTACCTATGTAAATGTTATCTCTATTTTTGTATTCGTAAAAATTATACAAAGTTGATATTCCGAAATTGCACatcgagacgaatcaaacaagccCTCGCACGACATATTTTCCTTATCATAAATCATCACAGATGATAGTCatattgaaatttgtgaatagtgtcgAACTATTtcaaaacggagggagtattgatTATGATATAGGAAAAAAGAACTAACTAAAATTTAGTCATGAACTCGACATTTTTATTCTGCTATTACCAATTGCTTGACATCAAACTCTATGTCTCGGCATCTTGCACAGGACGGATCATTCTGAGGGTCATTCATATATCTTCCGTTCTAAGGCTAAATCACTTAAAGATGCAATTGCATTCTAATTTCAACATTGACAGGTTTAAACTTAGCCAGTAATTTAAGAACTGACGCGATATATCCAGTGAGGACGATAATACGAATAATGCTATTAAAATTGTTCCAATTTTAATAACAAATATTACTTTGGAATCTAAAGAACAATATGTGCTGAGTGTAATTGGCGAtcgaagtaaaaaaaaaaaaacatacctcTTTTTCTTTCAGCAAAGCTGCATAATTGACTGAGAGTGCCTTAATTTCCGCCTCAGAATCCCTAAGCTTCTTAATCTCCGTTTTATACCGCTCAATCTACATGCACATTATCAATGAGAACAAGATGATCAAAAATCATAATATTTCAGCAGGGATTGAAGTCGTCGACTATAAAATTTAAGAATTAAATCAATTACAGCGAATTCGAGTACTGAGCTCAACAATTGAAAATTTGAagtgaagaacaaaactcaggTACCTCGGAAACGTACGGAGAATCGTTTCCATTCGACATAATCGGAGAATCTGAAGGCGGTTTGGAATGAGCAAGACTGTGTGAACGCCTGCGATCAGAGTAGGGAGAATCGTAGCCATGGATCGAGAGTTCATCTTCTTCGTCGTCGTCGTCGTCATCGTGGACATCAAGTGCAATTTTATTTAGGTTTTCTTTCAAATCAGCAATCGAACTCCACATCTTTTCGAGTTCAATCAATCAATTGGATAATTCGATGGCATGAAATTGGAAATGCGTTTGGGAATTGCAGGGGAGTTTGAATTTGGTGTGAAGAATTTGAGGAGAGGGGGTGATAGATCTGGAAGAAGTTGAGGCCTGGTGGTGGTGGACTGGCGGTAGGAGAAAGGTGGTACGGACTATGAAGTAAAGTAATATAATTTGTTGGGTTTAATGAGGGAGAAAGCACGTTTTAGTGGTTTGGACTTTGGGACTAGGCAATCACTTGGCCAATTGTCAAATAGGCATGGTTACTCGACATTTTGACAACTTGCTAGTTGGCCATGTCGGTTACAAAAAGAGTAAACGGGTTAGGGTCCCAAGTTATCAGGTCAAAAAGTAGATATCAGGTCCGGTTTAAACTACATACGCTTTCAATATATCGGGTTAAGTGGGTCATGTAATATTTGaactcgttttttttttttaccaggtTGGTTGTTTACACGTTCAAGATTTCATTTGCATCATTGCATGTGTGTGGGATTCAGACTTGTAATAAAACTAACACCTTGAACTTTTAAAGGGTTTTTATGGGTTTCTCCGTATTTGTTTAGTTATGTTAACTCAGGTGTTTGCCTTGATTAGTACAAGTAATTTGTTCGCCATTTGTTGTTCACATTGCCTACCATAACTAAGCATGAGAAACGCTACATACTCTGTATTCATTATACAACTATCAACTTAGATCATGTGAATATTCACTCCTACAATAGTCTTTTAAGAAACCATCAATTTTCTTTGTCTTTTCGCCCAATATCACACTATACTCCATACTCGGCAAAATTGTTGTAAGCagtgtttttaaaaaaatgtctattatttttaaaattaatggaCAAGACACTAGACAACATATAGCAGAAGAAATACGTCGGTTATTTTCGAATTCTGGTTTATACCAATCCATATGTAAAATACAATACCAAAAAAAGAGAATCGTATACATATCGACGAATTTGAAACAAATACTTGCAAAATGACCAGAAATCGAACCCGATGAAAATAATTGTTTTGAAGTAAATTAGAATACCACAAGAGTATGAAATTGTATTTGTATCGCTAGAAATCGAACCCGATGAAAACAATTTCATCACTAGAGAAGTAGCATTGTAGATTGTTATACTTTATACCCAATTACCAAAAATTTCTCCATGTCTGGACAattgattaattttaataaGTTTTCTATAGTATTCTCAAAATTAGTTATTAATTTCAGGAAAAAATAATTGGCAAATTGTTTAAATATGACCCCTATATCATTTTTGGGTCGGTACTTAGGTGTCTTGTTTAGTTCTACGTCTTTCACTAAACATTATTTCAACATCTTATCGTGAATGCAGAACAAAAAATGGATAGTTGGTCCTCGAACTTAGGTTCAAAGCAGGCAAAATTGTTTCAATTCAAAGTCACTTAGAGGCTTTTCCCTCTTATGTTATGACTATTGCGTGTCTCTCTAAAACAATCACCGATACTTTAGATCAAGTAAACCGAAACTTCTTTTGGAAACAATCATCGCAAAAAACAGGTATTCTCATTATACCGTGTGGCAAAAATTGTCAATATAAGAGCCAACGAGGTTTAGGGTTGCGGAAGACAAAAGTCGTTAATTCTTTTTTATTGGTTATGTCGGGGTAGACCCGATCAAAAGGCGGGCGACCCTAGGGAATAAACATTTGGCCATTATGTCGGGTCGAGCCGGGCCAAGTTTTGGACCCATATTGTGTACCCAAAACCCGCTATTCCGGGTCAAAATTAGCGGACTTTCGGGCCATTTTTGGGACtagccaaatttataactaatttTGTTGTTTTATGTTGTCCAAAATTCgcattttttaaaagaaatgtTCAGACCGGGCCCGAAAATCGGGCCAAAACATTATGTCCAAAACCTGCTAATTTTCGAGCCAAGACAGGTCGGGTCGGGCCCATGATGATCAGCTCTAATTCTGGGTTTGAAAGTATTTTGCGATCACAACAACTTGTGGGTACAATCTATTCGTGTCAAATACAAGCAACttaattcttttaaaaaaatgtaaTCCCCAGTCTTAAGACTCATGTATTTGTAAGAAAACTGTACAAATACGAATTCCCCTTCTTAAAGGACTTTGATGGAAAGTAGCCAAGTAGGGTCTGGATCAAATATGCTTTTTATTGTTAGATGAATGTGTTCCTCGCCCAATCTGGTTACTTAAATTTGGATGCATATGCCATCCAAAACGCGCACTATTGATCATTTTATTATTGACAATTGATTTTGGGATACCTAAGCTCTTTCCTTAATACTTAATAGTGCATCGATCTTGAAAATATGATTAAAGAATCTTTTTATTTGTGAATGAGTAGTAGATGAACCTAGTTGTTGGAGTTTTTAAAATAATGGGGAACTACAGAACTAGTATTCGGTCTGGGCAATGCCCCAAATTATTATGTGTATAAAAATTAACTATTATATTCTTTAgttaaattatgttttaattttttttcacaagataattatttaatattatatTAATAATAGTTTTGCAAAGATAACATGAAAAAAGTTATAGCTCAATTGGATAAAGCTCTTGCGTTTGAAACTTGAGGTCGCAGATTCAAATATTATGCAAACCATATTTCTTATTTTTAAATGAAAGTGTATTGATGGCATATACTTATGGATTGAGGGGAGAGCGACACATGGCATGTAGACGTTTGTAGaaacgctttttaatatatactccgtagtataGATTTATTGTTAAATCTTCCACTTGGTTAGCCCACAATTTGTATTTTACCTTCAGACGTGATTCTCTTGCATTTGAAAACTAGACATTGCTCCAAATATCTAAATATTTGCGTGATAATTACTTCATGCTACGTGATCCTCCTGCCGGTGTCAATTTGACTTATCGTAATATTGACGTACATCTCTAATGAATCCCCCTACATGTTACTCAAGTATAATCACAGGACCGTTTATTGTTGCAGTATCTAGTAACTACATAATACTGGAATACGAATACGTTGTCCGTTGGATGGAACACCGTATTCATTCATCCACTATCCTTTCTCTTTCCCGCAATGTTTGATGTGATGTCAACATTCATGTAAAAAAGATTACTACTTCACTTTGGAAGACCCGTAAACTATCTTATATGAGTATTTATACTGGAGCTCTAATTATTTTGAAGGAATGGGACACCCATACTTGATTTGATTCATTACATGTTGATGTTAGTACTCATGGTACTTGTACTCCTCACCCTCATAGCAACCATCAAGATTGCATGGTCGCCCCCGACCCCTGATTCTGTTATAAATATTTTTGACAAGTATGTTTGCAACAACATTGGATTAGCCGATGTTGTAATGAGAGATGGTATGGGTAACAATATCGTTAGTCATACGTACAATCTCGACAAATTGTCTATGATTCTTGTAGAAGCAATAGTTCTTTGCAATAACTTTTGTTAGTTATTGAACATAATATTCGAtaacttattaattattaatcttttgcatgaaataaatcataatatttttttt contains these protein-coding regions:
- the LOC110790097 gene encoding golgin candidate 4; the protein is MWSSIADLKENLNKIALDVHDDDDDDEEDELSIHGYDSPYSDRRRSHSLAHSKPPSDSPIMSNGNDSPYVSEIERYKTEIKKLRDSEAEIKALSVNYAALLKEKEGHIVRLNQENGSLKQNLEVTNAALSTTRSEASRASTSSLNMLKGSGEQSPNRQNKHGTSARNRTSGNQWQNGVVTKQDGNSNGFLHTNQADSASKYPIPGHEKEPADMLEEKNRLLAAMQNDHELQMKKLRGELEKEHEALVNTKIKLQDEVKMSGSLTEKLKMLKSGHNEASFKANKLRQEVDEKESEIKRLQMELHRRQNEGTDDTDGLRRVISNLEKENIELKAEKEKLESALKHTSEAGKLQSSSLGEGGHASASLPSKVELEHSLQQIEKELKETRRERDKAKQELARLKQHLLDKELEESEKMDEDSKIIEELQQHVEYQKATIINFERALGQARTSQEEIKMMKDHELQKSKEIIEDLKKKLASFMSAIDAKNTEILNLQTALGQYYAEIEAKERLESDLSLSREECSKLSQCLQESQRQVEVSNKEKEDILDKLAQADNLVAEWKNRVNKLEEDNAKLRRALEQSMTRLNRMSVDSDFLVDRRIVIKLLVTYFQRNHSKEVLDLMVRMLGFSEDDKQRIGAAQQGTGKGVVRGVLGLPGRFVGGFMGGGSPGTPTNTASENQSFADLWVDYLLKESEEREKRESTESTEGSKGDVNGSSPSTSAAPSALPERRASSSGRPPIFSPINPSIDTSRSLYSAQSSRPYDNPASEFSTVPLTPSGKQFP